In one window of Capsicum annuum cultivar UCD-10X-F1 unplaced genomic scaffold, UCD10Xv1.1 ctg1001, whole genome shotgun sequence DNA:
- the LOC124890026 gene encoding uncharacterized protein LOC124890026, which yields MYHLWKKYKNKNFPINRYTIADCFFKVYIDKAYVNYYKADVGKDFATQDASAKTDEVADMEMSLINTIKGFSPRAGHPCHLVNEFFIPINCVSAFHWLLTVIDLKDQCIHVYDSMTSSRKRTKTRVIEKLAVMILTYLQYSDFFKQKVPPNWTTLASYKGKIKRDPFQVEYVSEIAQKDLGSLDCGVFVVFYVEYLCKGLGIPSLGIDS from the exons ATGTACCACTTGTGGAAGAAGTATAAGAACAAGAATTTTCCAATCAACAGATACACTATAGCAGATTGCTTTTTCAAAGTGTACATCGATAAGGCATATGTAAATTACTATAAAGCTGACGTTGGTAAGGATTTTGCAACTCAAGATGCGTCTGCAAAGACTGATGAGGTTGCTGATATGGAGATGTCATTGATTAACACCATCAAGGGGTTTAGTCCACGCGCAGGCCATCCTTGTCATCTGGTTAATGAGTTCTTTATACCCATTAACTGTGTTAGTGCCTTTCACTGGCTATTGACAGTCATTGATTTAAAGGATCAATGCATTCATGTGTACGATTCAATGACCTCTTCAcgaaaaagaacaaaaacaagaGTGATTGAGAAGTTGGCTGTAATGATTCTGACTTACCTTCAGTATAGTGATTTTTTTAAGCAAAAGGTACCACCTAACTGGACTACATTGGCATCCTACAAAGGAAAGATCAAACGTGATCCATTTCAAGTGGAATACGTATCCGAGATAGCACAAAAAGATTTAGGAAGTTT GGATTGTGGTGTATTTGTAGTTTTCTATGTTGAGTATCTATGCAAGGGATTAGGCATTCCATCTTTGGGTATTGATTCTTAA